Genomic segment of Dehalococcoidia bacterium:
GCGCTTGGCCCGATTCTGGCGGGCGTGCTGATCGGGCGGCTATCGTACGGCCTGACCTACTTCATCATCGGAGCGGCTGTGCTGGCGGCGGCCCTGTCTTTCGGCCTGCTGGTCAGAGACCCGACAGCGCAGCGCAAGACGAAGCTGGCATAGACGCGCAGTCCCGTAAGCTAGCCCGCCGCGACGGCCTCACCCTTGAGGTACCAGGGGCTTGCCTCAGCGACGCGCACCAGGACGAGGTCTCCGGGGCGGACGCCATGCGCCTTGAAGTGCGCCAGCTTGTTGGAGCGCGTGCGCCCTTGCCACAGCTCCCGAGCCGTGTCGAACTCCTCGGCCATCACCTCAAGGGTCTCGCCGACAAGCCTGGCGTTAATCTCCGTGGCGATGCGCTCCTGTAGCTCCTCCACGGCCTGCAGCCTGCGCCGCTTCTCTTCAGCGGGCACATCGTCCGCCATGCCGCGCGCCGCGATGGTGCCGGGCCGCACGGAGTACGCGGCGACGTGCACCTTGTCGAAGCGCACTTCTTCCATCAGGTCCAGCGTGCGCCGGAACTGGTCCGCCGTCTCACCGCAGAAGCCCACGATGATGTCCGTGGTGAGGCCCACGCCGGGGATGCGCCGCCTGATTTTGTCCACCAGGCGCAGGTAGTCGGCGCGGGTGTAGCCGCGTCGCATGGACATGAGCACGTCGTCGTCGCCAGCCTGAGCGGGCAGGTTGATAAACTCGCAGACCTTGGGCAGGTCGGCCACGGCGTCAATGATACGGTCGCTCATGTCGCTGGGGTGGCTGGTGAGGAATCGGATGCGGACAAGTCCGGGAATGGGGTCCAGCGCCGTGAGAAGGTCGGCCAGGTCCGGGCTGCCGGGCAGGTCGTGGCCATAGGAGTCCACATTCTGGCCCAGGAGGGTGACCTCTTTCACTCCCCGCGCGACCATGTGCCGGACCTCGTCCACCATCTCGGGGATAGGCCGGCTGCGCTCGCGGCCGCGGCGATAGGGGATGATACAGAAGGCACAGAACTTGTCGCAGCCGTGGATGATGGGGGTGAACGCGGCGACCTTCGGGTGCGACGCGACGGGCGGGCCGATGTCGTCGAGACACGCGCCCTCGCGCTGGGCGACGGCCTGCAGCAGCGGCTCGTATTGCTGCGGGCGCAGGAACAGGTCCACGAAGGGGAACCGGCGCTTCAGTTCCTCGTGGCGGGGGCCGACCATGCACCCCATCAGGACAACCGTGCGTTCCCTGTGCGCCTGCTTCAGCGGCTTGAGGCTCGTGAGCCTGCCGACGACCTTCTCCTCTGCGCCCTGGCGCACCACGCACGAGTTGAGGACGATGACGTCCGCGTCCTCCGGCGCGGCCACGGGCTGGCAGCCGATCTGGTCCAAAGCGCTGCCCAGCCGCTCGGAGTCGGCGGTGTTCATCTGACATCCTATTGTCCAGATGTAATAGCGTCCCATAGCTCAAGCCGCTCGTCAGGAATGAAGTGTGGGAGATAACTGGCGGAGGGATCGGGATTCGAACCCGAGACCCAGCTTTTAGGCCGGGCAACCGCTTAGCAGGCGGCCGCACTAGACCACTATGCGATCCCTCCGATTGCAGCCCTCTCACTATAACAAAACCCAGAGGCTATGGGCAAGGCGCCCCGCTACGAATGGCCGTGCTCGCACGCGACCCAGGCCTCTCCGCCCTCCCAGACCTCCTTCTTCCAGATGGGTGCGATGTCCTTGATGCGGTCAACCATCTCCTGGCACGCGTCGAAGGCTTCTTTCCGATGGGGAGACGCTACGGCGATGAGCAGGCTGGCCTCGCCGACGGCGATCCGGCCTACGCGGTGGACGACGACGATGTCATCCACGCCATGCCGGGCGCGCACGTCCTCTGCTATGCGTTGCAGCAGCCTCTCCGCCATGGGGCGTTATGCCTCGTACTCCATGTGGAGCAGCCGTCGCCCGTCGGTGAACGCGCGGACGACGCCCTGGAACACGACCAGTGCGCCATCGGCGGGCCGGACGAGGCCCGCTATCGCGGCGTCCGCGTCAATCGACTTCTCCGTGATGGAGGCCGTCGCCACGCGGGATGCGCCGCCGCTGACGGGCGGAATGAGCGCCACCTCATCGCCGTCCTTGAGACGGACGTCCGGGCCGGCGTACTCGGCGTTGACGGCCAGGGCCGCGCTGCCCAGAAGGCGAGCGATCTGCGGCACGTCCTGGGCCACGCGGCGCAGAGCGTCTCCGGCGGTGGCGCCCTCCGCCATCTCTATCTGAAGACGCCCGCTGCCCGCTTTTTCCCGAAACGCGGCGAAGAGAAAAATGGACACTCTCATGGCAATGTTCATTATAGGTGTCTCGGTTGAAGGCGTCCAGCTAACATTGCTGGCGCTCGGACTATGAAGCGCCATAGATACCGCGTAGCAGACGGACGTAGTATAATCAGCTATAAGTCCAATAGGGCGTGGTTGGAGAGCGGCAGCGTGTGCGACCTGAGTGGAAAGGTGGCCCTGGTCACCGGCGGCAGCAGGGGGCTTGGGAAAGCCATCGTCCTGGAGCTTGCGACGGCGGGCGCCGACGTAGCCTTCTGCTACCTTCAGGATGCCAAGGCCGCGCAGGCGGTCGCCGCTACCGTCGAGAATAAGGTCGGGCGTCGGCCACTCTTTGTGCAGGCGGACATCACCACGCGGGAGGACCGTGCCAGACTTGTCACGGAAACGTCCCGCCGGCTGGGAAGGCTGGACATCCTTGTCAACAACGCGGGCACTCGGAAGGATGGCCTTGCCGTCCAGATGGGCGAAGCGTGGGACAGGGTCATAGAGTTGGACGTTACGGCCCCATTCCGGCTGACGCAGCTTGCCCTCAAGGTGATGCTCAAACAGTCGTGGGGTCGGATCATCAATATCGGAAGTGTGGCCTCCCGCATTGGGCTCAGCGGACAGGCCAACTACACGGCGGCCAAGGCTGCGCTGGAGGGCCTGACGCGGTCTCTGGCCCAGGAGTACGGCAAGCGAGGGATCACGGTGAACACGGTCAGTCCGGGGTTCCTTGAGACGGACCTGACGGAAGACGCCAGCGCGTATGCACGGAAGTATGTGGAGGAGCACGCCGCCCTGCACCGCTTCGCGACCCCCGAGGCCGTCGCCAGCGTGGTCGCGTTCGTGGCCTCGGACAGGGCGTGGGCCGTAACGGGCCAGACCATCAATGTGGACTGTGGGCTCGTAAAGCTTTAGGATGGTAGGTGACATTGCGAAGGTCGTTGGCTGAGAGATGGGTCAGAAAGTTGTCATAACGGGAATAGGGGCGGTAAGCCCTCTGGGCCTGAACGTCGAGCAGACGTGGCAAGCTCTGCTCGCGGGCAAGAGCGGCGTCGCTCGTATTCAGTCCTTTGACCCTGCGGAGACGGGGATTCAGACTCATATCGCCGGGGAGGTCAAGGGCTTCAGCCCGGAGGACTGGATGGACAAGAAGGAGGCGCGGCGGCTGGACCGCTTCAGCCAGTTCGCTCTGGTGGCGGCGATGGAGGCGGTGGCGCAGTCCGGCCTGAAGCTGGAAGGGGACACGAGGAACGAGGTTGGCGCCATCATCGCCGGAAGCGGTGGTGGGATCGGCACCTTGGTCCAGCAGGCGTACACGTTGAAGGAAAAAGGGGCGGGCAGGGTCAGCCCCTTTACTATCCCGGCCTTCATGCCCAACGCGGCGGCGGGCATCGTGTCCATGAGGCTCGGCTGCTGGGGCCCGAGT
This window contains:
- a CDS encoding MoaD/ThiS family protein gives rise to the protein MNIAMRVSIFLFAAFREKAGSGRLQIEMAEGATAGDALRRVAQDVPQIARLLGSAALAVNAEYAGPDVRLKDGDEVALIPPVSGGASRVATASITEKSIDADAAIAGLVRPADGALVVFQGVVRAFTDGRRLLHMEYEA
- a CDS encoding SDR family oxidoreductase, yielding MCDLSGKVALVTGGSRGLGKAIVLELATAGADVAFCYLQDAKAAQAVAATVENKVGRRPLFVQADITTREDRARLVTETSRRLGRLDILVNNAGTRKDGLAVQMGEAWDRVIELDVTAPFRLTQLALKVMLKQSWGRIINIGSVASRIGLSGQANYTAAKAALEGLTRSLAQEYGKRGITVNTVSPGFLETDLTEDASAYARKYVEEHAALHRFATPEAVASVVAFVASDRAWAVTGQTINVDCGLVKL
- a CDS encoding molybdenum cofactor biosynthesis protein MoaE — protein: MAERLLQRIAEDVRARHGVDDIVVVHRVGRIAVGEASLLIAVASPHRKEAFDACQEMVDRIKDIAPIWKKEVWEGGEAWVACEHGHS
- the miaB gene encoding tRNA (N6-isopentenyl adenosine(37)-C2)-methylthiotransferase MiaB codes for the protein MGRYYIWTIGCQMNTADSERLGSALDQIGCQPVAAPEDADVIVLNSCVVRQGAEEKVVGRLTSLKPLKQAHRERTVVLMGCMVGPRHEELKRRFPFVDLFLRPQQYEPLLQAVAQREGACLDDIGPPVASHPKVAAFTPIIHGCDKFCAFCIIPYRRGRERSRPIPEMVDEVRHMVARGVKEVTLLGQNVDSYGHDLPGSPDLADLLTALDPIPGLVRIRFLTSHPSDMSDRIIDAVADLPKVCEFINLPAQAGDDDVLMSMRRGYTRADYLRLVDKIRRRIPGVGLTTDIIVGFCGETADQFRRTLDLMEEVRFDKVHVAAYSVRPGTIAARGMADDVPAEEKRRRLQAVEELQERIATEINARLVGETLEVMAEEFDTARELWQGRTRSNKLAHFKAHGVRPGDLVLVRVAEASPWYLKGEAVAAG